The following proteins come from a genomic window of Methanothermobacter sp.:
- a CDS encoding cation:proton antiporter yields the protein MALTILKDIVIIFGLAFLVLVLFQRMRMPSIVGFFITGVIAGPQVLGLIQDVGQIRLMAEAGVILLLFAIGLELSTERFGEFKRTAIVGGTLQILITIIIVLILLSEIGLDLKKALFIGFLVSLSSSAIVLKILQDSEQLESPHGMVSASILIFQDLAAVPMILLVPVLAGAVEGIFSLFSVILKGALIIAFTLIAAKYLVPWILNLAAKAKSRELFLVTVIFICASVTWITNEAGLSPALGAFIAGFMVAQTDYAHRAQGMILPFEEVFLSFFFVSLGMLVDLNFLFTNYTLILAAVIFVIVAKFFINNIVGFLLGYSARIMAIVAIMLSQVGEFSFIISEAGLRYGIIDNLMFQGLILVSIMTMAFTPFMIMASPKIAEHLMRFPLPKRMKRGRYYKKPRESLEDHLIIVGVGLTGRKLVDIAEENNIPYIGVDINPEVVNRMRKNGHNIYYGDATHINVLKHFNVSKAAAMVVAITDYDSTAHVVHEARHLNPLMKIIVRMRGFEDEEPLYRAGADIVISEKKEATKKIAGEIFTCYKGICELGE from the coding sequence ATGGCATTAACGATACTCAAGGATATTGTCATCATCTTTGGCTTGGCATTCCTTGTTTTAGTCTTATTCCAGAGGATGAGAATGCCAAGTATTGTTGGATTTTTCATCACTGGAGTTATAGCAGGACCACAAGTACTTGGCCTCATCCAGGATGTGGGGCAAATAAGGTTGATGGCAGAAGCCGGTGTTATCCTCTTATTATTTGCCATCGGCCTTGAACTTTCAACTGAAAGATTCGGTGAATTTAAACGGACAGCAATCGTTGGGGGTACACTCCAAATACTTATAACAATTATAATAGTATTGATTTTGTTATCGGAGATTGGGTTGGATTTGAAAAAGGCATTATTCATAGGATTTCTAGTTTCGCTTAGCAGTTCAGCTATAGTATTAAAGATATTGCAGGATTCTGAACAGTTGGAATCTCCACATGGCATGGTTTCGGCTTCAATATTAATATTCCAGGATCTTGCAGCTGTACCCATGATATTATTGGTACCTGTACTTGCCGGGGCTGTTGAAGGGATTTTCAGCCTATTCAGTGTAATATTAAAGGGTGCTCTCATCATAGCATTCACATTAATCGCCGCGAAATACCTTGTACCTTGGATTCTAAATTTGGCAGCGAAGGCCAAGAGCAGAGAATTATTCCTAGTTACTGTTATATTTATCTGCGCTTCTGTAACATGGATTACAAACGAAGCCGGATTATCACCAGCCCTAGGAGCGTTCATAGCAGGTTTTATGGTGGCCCAAACGGATTATGCACACCGGGCCCAGGGCATGATCTTACCCTTTGAAGAAGTATTTTTAAGCTTTTTTTTCGTATCCCTTGGGATGTTAGTAGACCTCAACTTCCTGTTTACAAATTATACGCTGATTTTAGCTGCTGTTATCTTCGTTATTGTTGCCAAGTTTTTTATTAATAATATTGTGGGATTCTTACTTGGATATTCTGCTAGGATCATGGCGATTGTGGCTATAATGCTATCACAGGTGGGTGAATTTTCATTTATTATATCTGAGGCTGGGCTGAGGTATGGTATCATAGATAATCTCATGTTCCAAGGTTTGATTTTGGTTTCTATTATGACAATGGCATTCACACCATTCATGATAATGGCTTCTCCAAAGATTGCTGAACACCTCATGAGATTTCCATTACCTAAGAGAATGAAAAGGGGAAGATATTACAAGAAGCCTAGAGAGTCGCTTGAGGATCATCTTATAATAGTGGGTGTGGGTTTAACTGGTCGTAAACTTGTGGATATAGCTGAGGAGAACAACATACCCTACATTGGGGTTGATATAAACCCTGAGGTTGTTAATAGGATGCGGAAAAATGGACATAATATATATTATGGTGACGCGACCCATATTAACGTTTTAAAGCATTTTAATGTTTCAAAGGCTGCTGCGATGGTGGTGGCTATAACAGATTATGATTCGACAGCCCATGTTGTTCATGAAGCACGCCATCTAAACCCTCTAATGAAAATAATAGTCCGTATGAGGGGTTTTGAAGATGAAGAGCCACTCTACAGAGCAGGGGCTGATATAGTGATCTCTGAGAAAAAAGAGGCCACGAAGAAGATAGCAGGAGAAATATTCACATGCTACAAGGGCATCTGCGAACTGGGAGAATGA
- a CDS encoding YbhB/YbcL family Raf kinase inhibitor-like protein encodes MKIKSSAFNDGERIPKKYTCDGEDVSPPLTWDDIPEGTVTLALISDDPDAPSKTWTHWLIFNIPPELNGLPEGVEKVGEFENGIMQGFNDFGRIGYGGPCPPSGVHRYFFKLYALDTSLDLEPGTSKEELLEAMEGHIIEKTEMVGLYSRE; translated from the coding sequence TTGAAGATTAAAAGTAGTGCCTTTAATGATGGGGAGAGAATACCAAAGAAGTATACTTGCGATGGTGAAGATGTTTCACCACCACTCACCTGGGATGATATACCTGAGGGGACTGTTACACTAGCCCTAATATCAGATGATCCAGATGCACCATCCAAAACTTGGACGCATTGGCTGATATTCAACATACCACCAGAGCTTAACGGTCTCCCCGAGGGCGTTGAGAAGGTTGGAGAATTTGAAAATGGGATCATGCAAGGATTTAACGATTTTGGACGTATAGGATATGGTGGTCCATGCCCACCATCTGGCGTGCACAGATACTTCTTCAAATTATATGCCCTTGACACAAGCCTCGACCTTGAGCCTGGAACGTCCAAGGAAGAACTTTTAGAAGCCATGGAAGGACATATAATCGAAAAAACAGAGATGGTAGGATTATATTCAAGGGAATAA
- a CDS encoding 4Fe-4S binding protein, translated as MKVNDWCMYCGECAGVCPRNLIEVKETSIIFSKKECKDCRLCMQVCPIRALEPEE; from the coding sequence ATGAAAGTTAACGATTGGTGCATGTATTGCGGAGAATGTGCAGGAGTATGCCCCAGAAACCTCATAGAAGTTAAAGAAACATCCATAATCTTCTCAAAGAAAGAATGTAAAGATTGCAGACTCTGCATGCAAGTATGTCCTATAAGGGCTCTTGAACCAGAGGAGTGA
- a CDS encoding MGMT family protein — MNLTAKKTPIGTIHILWQIKNDKPIIFKVLLPGSLDEKLESAKKGSLTLKNVKIENLALDLCSEFQRKVLLATYNIPTGFVSTYGRIASRLSTSPRSVGRALATNPFPIFVPCHRVVKSDGSLGGYQGGKAMKKRLLESEGIKFHNNKIDKNRII; from the coding sequence ATGAATTTAACCGCTAAAAAGACACCCATTGGAACCATCCACATACTATGGCAGATAAAAAATGATAAACCAATCATATTCAAGGTTCTATTACCCGGAAGTCTAGATGAGAAACTAGAAAGTGCAAAAAAGGGCAGTTTAACCCTCAAGAATGTTAAAATAGAAAACCTTGCATTAGACCTTTGCTCAGAATTCCAAAGAAAGGTACTACTTGCAACATATAATATACCGACTGGTTTCGTAAGTACTTATGGGCGCATAGCAAGTAGGCTCTCCACAAGCCCCAGGAGTGTTGGCAGGGCACTGGCCACCAACCCCTTCCCCATTTTTGTTCCTTGTCATAGGGTTGTGAAATCTGATGGGAGTCTTGGAGGATACCAAGGTGGCAAGGCGATGAAAAAAAGACTACTAGAAAGCGAAGGTATAAAATTCCACAATAATAAAATAGATAAAAACAGAATCATATGA
- a CDS encoding ABC transporter permease: protein MKKFLEALIIPVILIIIWSILTFTNLVPSYILPSPYEVLIAFYNLIITGELILHAMSTLLRVVAGFSVAAIIAIPLGIGIGWFKTLERIFNPIIQILRPIPPLAWVPFALLWFGLGLKAEAFIIFIGSFFPILLNSLDAVKGVERVLIEAACTLGATEGQVLTKVVLPASSPGILLGLRVGFGIGFMCTVAAEMIAAKSGLGYLIIEAMRLLDTGEVVVGMLTIGLIGFAIDHLLSKIEEKYIPWRGKTI, encoded by the coding sequence TTGAAGAAATTCCTCGAAGCACTCATCATACCAGTGATACTAATCATAATCTGGTCAATATTAACATTCACCAACCTAGTACCATCATATATCCTGCCGAGTCCATATGAGGTACTCATAGCATTTTACAACCTCATAATAACCGGTGAATTAATTCTACATGCTATGAGCACATTATTAAGGGTTGTGGCAGGATTCAGCGTAGCAGCCATAATCGCAATACCGCTAGGGATAGGAATAGGCTGGTTCAAAACCTTGGAGAGGATTTTCAACCCAATAATACAAATATTAAGACCCATACCACCACTAGCATGGGTCCCATTCGCCCTGCTATGGTTCGGCCTAGGGCTTAAAGCAGAAGCATTCATAATATTCATAGGATCGTTCTTCCCAATACTCCTAAATAGCCTAGATGCTGTTAAAGGCGTGGAAAGAGTGCTAATTGAAGCAGCATGCACACTAGGAGCCACAGAAGGACAAGTACTAACAAAAGTCGTGCTACCAGCATCATCCCCAGGGATATTACTAGGTTTAAGAGTTGGCTTCGGGATAGGATTCATGTGCACAGTAGCAGCCGAGATGATAGCAGCCAAATCAGGCCTAGGATACCTTATCATTGAAGCCATGCGCTTACTTGACACAGGCGAAGTAGTAGTGGGAATGCTCACCATAGGCTTGATAGGATTCGCCATCGACCATCTACTCTCAAAAATAGAAGAGAAATACATCCCATGGAGGGGTAAAACAATCTAA
- a CDS encoding acyltransferase: MPDIRSLLFGDREEEWIRKRETENIIIGYGYKKFSKPPIIGKNPLIRSNTVIYNDVIIGDNLRTGHNVLIREKTTIGDDVLIGTNTVIEGHSKIGDNVSIQSNVYLPKKSYIEDNVFIGPCACFTNDRYPVRVKYKLKGPIIRKGASIGANTTFLSNIEVGEGAIVAAGAVVTRNVPPWSLAIGAPAKIKALPKKLKVLNRI, encoded by the coding sequence ATGCCAGATATTAGAAGCCTTCTTTTTGGGGATAGGGAAGAAGAATGGATCCGTAAAAGGGAAACAGAGAATATAATAATAGGTTATGGTTATAAGAAGTTCAGTAAGCCCCCGATTATAGGTAAAAACCCCCTTATAAGATCTAATACTGTCATCTATAATGATGTGATTATTGGAGACAATCTACGGACAGGCCATAATGTATTGATCAGGGAGAAAACAACAATTGGAGATGATGTCCTTATAGGTACTAATACTGTCATCGAGGGACATTCTAAGATTGGGGATAATGTTAGTATACAATCAAATGTTTATTTGCCGAAAAAAAGTTACATCGAGGATAATGTTTTCATAGGACCATGCGCTTGTTTCACCAATGACAGATACCCAGTAAGGGTTAAATATAAACTTAAAGGTCCTATAATAAGGAAAGGGGCATCCATAGGAGCTAACACGACTTTTCTCTCAAATATTGAGGTTGGAGAGGGGGCTATAGTAGCTGCTGGTGCTGTTGTAACAAGGAATGTGCCACCATGGTCACTTGCCATAGGAGCCCCTGCAAAAATCAAAGCATTACCAAAAAAACTAAAAGTACTCAACAGAATATAA
- a CDS encoding ABC transporter ATP-binding protein, with protein sequence MTLKIERLSKKFKDRPILKDINLQVEDGEFLCIVGPSGCGKTTLLRIIAGLEKPTKGRVFANGKPVKGPGADRGFVFQQYTLFPWRTVLENVTFGLEIKGLEKNEREKIAMEYLKLVGLEDFKDAYPYELSGGMKQRVAIVRALANNPKFLLMDEPFAALDIQTRNLLQKELLYIWEKTNETIIFVTHNVDEAVFLADRIVVLSARPGRILRTFKVEIDRIRDRLSRDFLTLRGEILKILEKEVKLR encoded by the coding sequence ATGACACTAAAAATAGAAAGACTTTCAAAGAAGTTCAAAGACCGGCCCATACTCAAAGACATAAATCTACAAGTAGAAGATGGCGAATTCCTATGTATAGTAGGACCCTCAGGCTGCGGTAAAACCACACTACTCCGAATAATCGCGGGCCTAGAAAAGCCCACCAAAGGCAGAGTATTCGCTAATGGCAAGCCAGTCAAAGGACCTGGAGCCGATAGGGGATTCGTATTCCAACAATACACATTATTCCCATGGCGCACCGTACTCGAAAACGTAACTTTCGGATTAGAAATCAAAGGACTAGAAAAGAACGAGAGGGAAAAAATCGCCATGGAATACCTTAAACTAGTTGGATTGGAAGATTTTAAAGACGCATACCCTTATGAACTTTCAGGGGGTATGAAACAGAGAGTTGCAATAGTAAGGGCCCTTGCAAATAATCCCAAATTTCTTCTCATGGATGAACCATTCGCAGCCCTTGACATACAAACACGAAACCTATTACAAAAAGAACTTTTATACATATGGGAGAAAACAAATGAAACCATAATATTTGTAACACATAACGTGGATGAAGCAGTATTCCTAGCAGATAGAATAGTGGTTTTAAGCGCGAGACCTGGCAGAATACTGCGAACATTTAAAGTTGAAATAGATAGGATAAGAGACAGACTAAGCAGAGACTTCTTAACCCTAAGGGGTGAAATACTTAAAATACTCGAAAAAGAAGTCAAATTAAGGTGA
- a CDS encoding histidine kinase dimerization/phosphoacceptor domain -containing protein yields MFFLGLGDLAWFIFEFLGENPFPSIADILYLSFYPIFGLGLLIIPVKRKTEKLKAIFDFCIISASLATIIWIFILKPIIISGGRLTEVLISVTYVFGDFIILFILVDLIINKIGSLKSCSINVFIAGIIVLLLSDLLFAYGDLHGFYYSGCPIDLGWILGYLLLTVSAIEFKSEDFEKPVYSWRRVQVLEHFPDFFLILLFIIFLFLLFNFEIATVKGFAIAFLIILSFTVARHHAALLENRKLIKRANAEKRKAELYLEIAAWGILLLDDKARIRYINQRGLEILECEEKDVKGKNWFLNFLPANERLEREKRYLKHIKEGKKKYIFTGGIITCKGNEKIVHFIARLLYERGEFKGALIAAEDVTRLYHVSEKLEESEKRYRSIFETAPNIIISLDRDLTIQDCNRMVKTLGYKPNELKGKNFNDILEDKVKEPVSGEYRIRRKDKSIMYARINFSTLENEIITVIEDITPLKESIKEKELLLREIHHRVKNNLQIISSLLGIQERKIENTKYKEILSRSKDRIKSISLLHEHLYQSEDLTAVKIKNYIKGLTSTIIQTHKTGIHIETDIDDITLNIETSLPIGLIINELLTNTIKHANATKAKIQLKKEADGTLKLHFQDDGKGLKIDEIKRSKGIGWQLIKSLIDQLEGKLTIKNKNGLKFTATFQELKYKKRY; encoded by the coding sequence ATGTTCTTCCTTGGTCTTGGAGATTTGGCATGGTTCATCTTTGAATTTTTAGGTGAAAATCCATTCCCTTCAATCGCAGATATTCTATACTTGTCATTTTATCCTATTTTTGGCCTTGGACTTCTAATCATCCCAGTAAAGAGAAAAACTGAAAAACTTAAGGCTATATTTGACTTTTGCATTATCTCGGCTTCCTTGGCCACGATCATATGGATATTTATCCTCAAGCCCATCATAATATCTGGGGGAAGGTTAACTGAAGTATTAATTTCTGTAACTTATGTTTTTGGCGATTTCATAATACTCTTTATTTTGGTAGATCTTATAATCAATAAAATCGGTTCTTTAAAATCCTGCTCTATAAATGTATTCATCGCTGGTATAATCGTTCTACTTTTAAGTGATCTATTATTTGCTTATGGTGATTTACATGGATTCTATTATAGTGGTTGTCCAATAGACTTGGGTTGGATACTGGGCTACCTATTATTAACAGTATCAGCTATTGAATTTAAGTCTGAGGATTTTGAAAAGCCAGTATATTCATGGAGACGTGTCCAAGTATTGGAACATTTCCCGGATTTCTTTCTCATTTTATTGTTTATAATATTCCTATTTCTACTCTTTAATTTCGAAATCGCAACTGTTAAAGGTTTTGCAATAGCATTCCTTATAATATTATCTTTCACGGTTGCACGACACCATGCCGCCCTACTCGAGAACAGAAAGCTTATTAAAAGGGCAAATGCTGAGAAGAGGAAGGCTGAATTATACCTTGAAATCGCCGCATGGGGTATCCTATTACTTGATGATAAAGCAAGAATACGATACATAAACCAGAGAGGACTTGAAATTCTAGAATGTGAAGAAAAAGATGTTAAAGGCAAAAATTGGTTTCTAAATTTCCTACCAGCCAATGAACGCCTAGAAAGAGAGAAAAGATATCTCAAACACATTAAAGAAGGTAAAAAGAAGTATATATTCACTGGTGGGATCATAACATGCAAAGGTAACGAGAAAATAGTCCATTTCATAGCCAGACTACTCTATGAAAGGGGAGAATTCAAAGGAGCCCTAATCGCAGCCGAGGATGTGACAAGATTATACCATGTCAGTGAGAAACTTGAAGAAAGCGAAAAAAGATACAGGAGCATCTTCGAGACAGCCCCAAACATTATAATTTCACTGGATAGAGATCTCACAATCCAAGATTGTAATAGGATGGTGAAAACCCTCGGTTACAAACCCAATGAATTAAAAGGCAAAAACTTCAATGATATTTTAGAAGATAAGGTCAAAGAACCAGTTTCAGGCGAGTATAGGATCCGAAGAAAAGATAAAAGTATAATGTATGCTAGGATAAACTTTAGCACATTAGAAAACGAAATAATCACAGTAATAGAAGATATAACACCCCTCAAAGAATCCATAAAAGAAAAAGAACTTTTACTGCGTGAAATACACCATCGTGTCAAAAATAATCTGCAGATAATATCAAGCCTACTAGGCATCCAAGAAAGGAAAATAGAAAATACCAAATACAAAGAAATACTCTCAAGGAGCAAAGACCGTATAAAATCCATATCATTACTACACGAACATCTATATCAATCAGAAGACCTTACAGCGGTGAAAATCAAAAATTATATAAAAGGTCTCACATCCACGATAATCCAAACCCATAAAACAGGCATACACATAGAAACAGACATCGACGATATCACACTAAATATTGAAACAAGCCTCCCCATCGGCCTAATAATAAACGAATTATTAACCAACACAATAAAACATGCAAATGCGACAAAAGCCAAAATCCAACTAAAAAAAGAAGCAGATGGAACTCTAAAATTACACTTCCAAGACGATGGTAAAGGCCTTAAAATAGATGAAATCAAAAGATCAAAAGGAATAGGATGGCAACTCATAAAATCCCTAATAGACCAACTCGAAGGAAAACTAACAATCAAAAACAAAAACGGCCTAAAATTCACAGCAACATTCCAAGAACTCAAGTACAAGAAAAGATACTAA
- a CDS encoding ABC transporter substrate-binding protein, with translation MLKKKWIITTIIILVIVVGAAYTLYPRPEENVIRVGHLKDDHHSALFIAQAKEMYKKEGLKVETIEFNAGPDIVKAAATGQIDIGFCGTPPAVTGISKGVPIKIVAAVNQEGSGLVVGENTGIQKIEDLKGKTIAIPMKGSIQDVLLQMTLKEHGINPEDVNIIEMQVPLMPKALQARRIDGFIAWEPYVSMAEQKGYGHAIAYSKDIWKDHPCCVVIATEKFIKEHPDQLRKFLKIHVEATEYLNSHKNESASIVAKALGTDPTVENRAFQNMKFIAVPTKSFIDNVMKFVEIQKQLGYIKKNLTKDDIFDLKYLP, from the coding sequence ATGTTAAAGAAAAAATGGATCATAACCACGATAATAATATTAGTGATAGTAGTGGGGGCGGCCTACACATTATATCCCAGGCCAGAAGAGAACGTGATAAGAGTCGGCCACCTAAAAGACGACCACCACTCAGCACTATTCATAGCACAAGCAAAAGAAATGTACAAAAAAGAGGGTTTAAAAGTTGAGACCATCGAATTCAACGCAGGACCGGATATTGTGAAGGCAGCGGCAACAGGACAAATAGACATTGGCTTCTGCGGAACACCACCAGCAGTCACGGGAATATCCAAAGGAGTGCCCATAAAAATAGTCGCAGCAGTCAACCAAGAGGGATCAGGCTTAGTAGTCGGAGAAAATACAGGAATACAAAAAATAGAAGACCTAAAAGGCAAAACTATAGCAATACCCATGAAAGGCAGCATACAAGACGTACTATTACAGATGACACTAAAAGAACATGGAATAAACCCAGAAGATGTTAACATCATAGAAATGCAGGTCCCACTAATGCCAAAAGCCCTACAAGCAAGGAGAATAGACGGATTCATAGCATGGGAACCCTATGTTTCAATGGCAGAACAAAAAGGTTACGGCCACGCCATAGCATACTCCAAGGACATATGGAAGGACCACCCATGCTGTGTAGTGATAGCAACAGAAAAATTCATAAAAGAGCACCCAGACCAGCTAAGAAAATTCCTCAAAATCCACGTAGAGGCCACAGAATACCTCAACAGTCACAAGAACGAATCAGCATCCATAGTAGCCAAAGCCCTTGGAACAGACCCCACAGTAGAAAACAGAGCATTCCAGAACATGAAATTCATAGCAGTACCCACAAAATCATTCATAGACAATGTCATGAAATTCGTTGAAATACAAAAACAACTAGGCTACATTAAAAAGAACCTTACCAAGGATGATATCTTCGACCTAAAATACCTCCCATAA
- a CDS encoding ATP-binding protein, with product MDHKINVPSDNKIFVKTQAYIKLKSVLEDLKYKRGNVIHVIGTPGTGKSANIYHAIDELGLKVYNVECNLKDLSATPQEVFKTIIDDIKKSLDVKRKYEAYRRLSDFDAILFADRFHDNHLLKDDVHGFSEWTLKSKRTPYFYLLCIREYLKYREMFKNLNIIFQTAWRLKLGDRKYDIFTDIPLLSGIFSKILGTIFTVVRIEYTPKETIKIVKAHLDIEDWKIKKYIKVYGCRPRYILDKLKG from the coding sequence ATGGATCATAAAATAAATGTGCCTTCGGATAATAAAATTTTTGTTAAGACACAAGCCTACATTAAACTTAAAAGTGTCCTAGAAGATTTAAAGTATAAGAGAGGGAATGTAATACATGTTATAGGCACCCCCGGGACCGGTAAATCAGCGAACATTTACCATGCCATAGATGAACTCGGACTCAAAGTATATAATGTAGAATGCAACCTTAAAGATTTATCAGCAACCCCACAAGAAGTCTTCAAGACCATAATAGATGATATAAAAAAGTCATTGGATGTTAAAAGAAAATATGAAGCCTATAGGCGCCTTTCAGACTTTGACGCTATTCTCTTCGCTGATAGATTCCATGATAACCATCTTCTGAAAGATGATGTTCATGGTTTCAGCGAATGGACCCTAAAATCGAAGAGAACACCATACTTCTATTTGCTCTGCATCAGAGAGTACCTAAAATACAGGGAGATGTTCAAGAATCTTAACATCATATTCCAGACAGCATGGAGACTGAAACTAGGAGATAGAAAATATGATATTTTCACAGACATCCCCCTACTTTCAGGAATATTCTCAAAAATCCTGGGAACGATATTCACAGTAGTAAGGATAGAATACACACCAAAAGAGACCATTAAGATCGTGAAGGCACACTTAGACATTGAAGATTGGAAAATAAAAAAATATATTAAAGTGTATGGTTGCAGACCCCGCTACATACTAGACAAGTTAAAAGGTTAA
- a CDS encoding UbiA family prenyltransferase: MLKALLRSTRITWTAKNIHMYLLALSYAHEYNLVFSPLEFLWGLVIVSILWGGLYSLNDLTDIEVDKRDKLKSNRPFIEENIRPGIVVSFISALIVFSLVLSNFLNPLFTIILLLMVLNQLLYTLPPLRLKETPIAPLNSTATNNVLRLASASILLGGFSIIPASIYILMFTAGLGTYLMYKEKLKETTIVSMIFLLILYYAYISHDISISQILIVILPSFMATIPLYLSNITDREKMVRIADITYHKMLSAFYLACIIILLFLK; the protein is encoded by the coding sequence ATGTTAAAGGCCCTTTTAAGATCAACTAGGATCACTTGGACGGCTAAGAATATTCACATGTATCTTTTGGCTCTTAGTTATGCACATGAGTATAATCTGGTTTTCAGTCCACTCGAATTCCTCTGGGGGCTTGTCATTGTATCAATACTATGGGGTGGACTTTATTCCCTTAACGATCTTACAGATATCGAAGTTGACAAAAGGGACAAGTTGAAATCTAACAGACCGTTCATAGAAGAGAATATAAGGCCTGGAATAGTTGTATCCTTTATATCGGCCCTAATAGTATTCTCATTGGTGCTTTCAAACTTTTTAAACCCACTTTTCACTATAATACTCCTCTTGATGGTTTTAAATCAACTATTATATACTCTACCCCCTTTGAGGTTGAAAGAAACACCCATCGCACCATTGAATAGCACAGCCACGAACAATGTTCTGAGATTAGCTTCTGCAAGCATACTATTAGGAGGTTTTTCTATTATCCCAGCCAGTATTTACATTCTAATGTTTACAGCAGGACTAGGAACATATCTCATGTATAAAGAGAAACTTAAAGAAACAACTATAGTATCTATGATATTCCTCCTGATCTTATATTATGCATATATTAGCCATGATATTAGCATTTCACAGATTCTAATAGTAATATTACCATCTTTTATGGCGACCATACCATTATATCTTTCCAATATAACAGATAGAGAGAAGATGGTCAGGATAGCGGATATAACCTATCATAAGATGTTATCGGCCTTTTATCTGGCTTGTATAATCATCCTACTTTTTCTAAAATAA
- a CDS encoding NAD(P)/FAD-dependent oxidoreductase yields the protein MIRTDVLVIGAGPAGSTAAKHAALGGADVILIDKKSEIGAPKRCAEGVSMGGLESLGIKPNPRWITRKIEGVRLVSPNGTSVWLTSDKVKLPEAGYILERKVFDKHMAMDAARAGSKIMIKTLARGLQQEDDGYIVNLESMGEEFQIKASIIIAADGPESRVARWAGLNTATKPKDMESAAQFEMVGVEMEDNHCIEFYFGSIAPGGYAWIFPKGDDIANVGLGVLSTKTSKSAYKHLLEFVEDCPATKNAQPVELNIGGDPVGGMPNRLVTDGLMVVGDAAGQVNPLTGGGIISGMTGGMLAGKVAAKAIADGDTSKERLREYEKLCHESIGKEINKYLKVKDYMLSLNDAELDSIAEAFKDVEFEKISTTELVKKLVKVSPKALLKLGKLF from the coding sequence ATGATCAGAACAGACGTGCTTGTAATAGGCGCCGGCCCGGCCGGTTCAACCGCAGCTAAACACGCAGCACTTGGAGGTGCTGATGTAATCCTAATAGATAAAAAATCTGAAATAGGCGCTCCTAAACGTTGTGCAGAGGGGGTTTCCATGGGCGGCCTCGAATCCCTCGGGATAAAACCCAACCCCCGATGGATAACAAGGAAAATAGAGGGTGTGCGCCTTGTATCACCTAATGGTACCAGTGTATGGCTAACATCTGATAAGGTAAAACTCCCAGAGGCTGGATACATACTGGAAAGGAAAGTTTTTGACAAGCACATGGCAATGGACGCTGCTAGGGCAGGTTCAAAGATAATGATAAAAACCCTAGCAAGGGGCCTGCAACAAGAAGATGATGGTTACATCGTGAACCTTGAATCAATGGGGGAGGAATTCCAGATAAAAGCGAGTATAATCATAGCAGCTGACGGGCCCGAATCAAGGGTTGCAAGGTGGGCTGGTCTCAACACAGCCACTAAACCAAAGGACATGGAATCTGCAGCACAATTCGAGATGGTAGGGGTTGAAATGGAGGATAATCATTGCATAGAATTCTATTTCGGGAGCATAGCCCCTGGAGGTTATGCTTGGATATTCCCAAAAGGAGATGATATAGCCAATGTCGGACTCGGCGTCCTTTCAACCAAAACCAGTAAGAGTGCATATAAACACCTACTAGAATTCGTGGAGGATTGTCCAGCCACCAAGAACGCTCAACCCGTGGAATTGAATATAGGAGGAGATCCAGTAGGTGGAATGCCAAATAGGCTAGTAACTGATGGTTTAATGGTTGTAGGTGATGCTGCGGGCCAGGTCAACCCACTCACAGGTGGGGGTATAATATCTGGGATGACAGGTGGCATGCTAGCAGGTAAAGTTGCAGCAAAGGCCATAGCAGATGGTGACACTTCAAAGGAAAGACTTAGGGAATATGAGAAGCTATGCCATGAAAGTATAGGTAAGGAGATCAACAAGTATCTTAAAGTGAAGGATTACATGTTAAGTCTCAATGACGCGGAACTTGACTCAATTGCAGAAGCTTTTAAGGATGTGGAATTTGAAAAGATAAGCACAACAGAACTTGTTAAAAAGTTGGTGAAAGTTTCGCCGAAAGCCCTCCTAAAACTTGGAAAATTATTTTAG